A single region of the Chloroflexota bacterium genome encodes:
- a CDS encoding NYN domain-containing protein, with protein sequence MTGTDAPRTGDVAMFIDWENIKYSLLNRENRLPNVQALKEAAGRFGRVVTAKAYANWQEGHNLRDPNDLYSVGIEPIYVPTIFIGPGDSTTDGLPRRKNSVDIKLAVDTVEFALLNPTVATFVFVTGDGDFIHLINTLRTRGKQVVIIGASWNTSWQLTNSADQFIAYDVDVDPATPRAAPRPSLPPLEDTFKVLADVVKYVREKRRPNVFAQVKLLLASRLGTFDEQAYGFSKFKDFMKEAERRGYVKTQTVGLTDRVYLPDEEIETGMSADTPQEVESETAEVAKEGEVAPERVAEQPSAELAVADEGRLAPLIKFVNMLEQSSPFMSFNYIVNRTAESRVVPLSLSEISSLVDRAIQDGMFLTESRTILDRVTGEYRDINIFRLNRRHPLVANTLTDEYSQELAPIGMG encoded by the coding sequence TTGACCGGCACCGATGCGCCGCGCACCGGCGATGTCGCCATGTTCATCGACTGGGAGAACATCAAGTACAGCCTGCTCAATCGGGAGAACCGGCTCCCCAACGTGCAGGCGCTGAAGGAGGCGGCCGGCCGATTCGGACGCGTTGTAACGGCGAAAGCGTACGCCAACTGGCAGGAGGGCCATAACCTTCGCGACCCGAACGATCTCTACTCGGTGGGAATCGAGCCGATTTACGTTCCGACGATCTTCATCGGTCCCGGCGATTCGACGACCGATGGCCTCCCCCGTCGGAAGAATTCCGTGGACATCAAGCTCGCCGTCGACACCGTTGAATTTGCGCTCCTGAACCCAACGGTCGCGACGTTCGTGTTCGTCACCGGCGATGGCGACTTCATCCATCTCATCAACACGCTGCGCACTCGCGGCAAACAGGTCGTCATCATCGGCGCCTCGTGGAATACGAGCTGGCAGCTCACGAACAGCGCCGATCAGTTCATCGCCTACGACGTCGACGTGGACCCGGCAACCCCGCGCGCGGCGCCGCGACCTTCGCTCCCGCCGCTCGAGGACACGTTCAAGGTGCTGGCGGACGTGGTGAAGTATGTGCGGGAGAAACGGCGCCCGAATGTGTTCGCGCAGGTCAAGCTCCTCCTCGCTAGCCGGTTGGGAACCTTTGACGAGCAAGCGTACGGCTTCTCGAAGTTCAAGGACTTCATGAAAGAGGCGGAACGGCGCGGCTACGTCAAGACCCAGACCGTCGGGCTCACGGATCGCGTTTATCTCCCAGACGAGGAGATCGAGACCGGTATGTCCGCCGATACACCGCAGGAGGTGGAGAGCGAAACCGCGGAAGTGGCCAAGGAGGGCGAAGTCGCGCCCGAGCGGGTGGCGGAACAGCCATCGGCCGAGCTGGCGGTGGCGGACGAAGGGAGACTGGCACCGCTCATCAAATTCGTCAACATGCTGGAGCAGAGTAGTCCCTTCATGTCCTTCAACTACATCGTGAATCGCACGGCCGAATCGCGCGTCGTTCCCCTGTCGCTGTCAGAAATCTCTTCGCTCGTGGACCGCGCCATTCAGGACGGAATGTTTCTCACCGAATCGCGGACGATCCTCGATCGCGTGACGGGCGAGTACCGGGACATCAACATCTTTCGGCTCAATCGGCGCCATCCGCTCGTCGCCAACACGCTGACGGACGAATACTCCCAGGAGCTGGCCCCCATCGGCATGGGGTAG
- the aroQ gene encoding type II 3-dehydroquinate dehydratase — MTTVLVLHGPNLGALGRREPEIYGHTTLAQIDEALRSRARSWGWEMEIVQSNHEGALIDAIEQRVDRLDGVMVNPGALTHYALALRDALASLTVPIVEVHLSNIHARESWRRQSVTAEVATGIVAGFGWRSYEHALYALRMLLEGPAEP, encoded by the coding sequence GTGACGACGGTGCTCGTCCTCCACGGACCCAACCTCGGGGCGCTCGGCCGTCGCGAGCCGGAGATCTACGGCCATACGACGCTGGCGCAAATCGACGAGGCCCTGCGCTCCCGCGCCCGCTCGTGGGGCTGGGAGATGGAGATCGTGCAGTCGAACCACGAGGGGGCGCTTATCGACGCGATCGAGCAACGGGTCGACCGACTTGACGGCGTCATGGTGAATCCCGGCGCCCTCACGCACTATGCGCTCGCCCTCCGCGATGCGCTCGCGTCGCTCACGGTCCCGATCGTGGAGGTCCATCTCTCCAACATCCACGCGCGTGAGTCGTGGCGACGGCAGTCGGTGACCGCCGAAGTCGCGACGGGGATCGTGGCCGGGTTCGGGTGGCGGTCTTACGAGCACGCGCTCTACGCGCTGCGCATGCTGCTGGAAGGACCGGCCGAGCCCTAG
- the aroB gene encoding 3-dehydroquinate synthase: MFLIGLSGSGKSTVGPLLARQLALPFVDLDATIARTAGKSIPEIFRDEGEATFRELERAALARICARPASVVATGGGLPVDARNREAMRRAGDVIWLDAPISTLVERLSRAEDHGRPLLQDGAAEGLARLERDRRSLYAEVGARVGADCAPTEVVDRILVALRDGGASDPGGEATVNYPPASVVVRTPSQTYPIYVGDGLLERAAGLLRASGVDAPLHVVVDARVDALHGARLRAGLEGIRFTWHSIAGGEERKTLESVSCLYDALLAERPERGHVIVAFGGGVIGDLVGFVAATILRGVRFVQIPTTVLAQVDSSVGGKVGFDHPRGKNLIGAFHQPSLVLADREVLTTLPPREVAAGWAEVVKIAVVQDAAFFDEIERTSEKLRALEPHATVTAIRKAVQLKARLVEEDERDVTGARAILNYGHTIGHALEAATGYETLLHGEAVAIGMAAAAHIATTMGLHPPDATERQRQLLLGLGLPQSCEFAERADVHAALGLDKKRVGSRLAWILPAGLGRGRVTSDVPDELVERAIDLVTRPARLAQS, from the coding sequence GTGTTTCTCATTGGCCTCAGCGGGAGTGGAAAATCGACCGTTGGCCCGCTGCTCGCCCGGCAGCTCGCACTCCCCTTCGTGGACCTCGACGCAACGATCGCGCGCACGGCGGGCAAGAGCATCCCCGAGATCTTTCGCGACGAGGGCGAAGCCACATTCCGGGAGCTGGAGCGGGCAGCGCTGGCACGCATCTGTGCCCGGCCGGCGTCCGTCGTCGCCACCGGGGGTGGCCTTCCCGTCGATGCTCGGAATCGGGAAGCGATGCGCCGCGCGGGGGACGTCATTTGGCTCGATGCGCCCATCTCGACGCTGGTGGAGCGCCTCTCACGGGCGGAGGATCACGGCCGACCCCTCCTGCAAGACGGCGCCGCCGAAGGGCTCGCTCGGCTGGAGCGCGACCGAAGATCGCTGTACGCTGAAGTCGGTGCGCGCGTGGGCGCCGATTGCGCCCCGACGGAGGTCGTAGACCGTATCCTCGTCGCGCTCCGCGATGGCGGCGCCAGCGATCCGGGAGGAGAGGCGACCGTGAATTACCCGCCGGCGAGCGTCGTCGTCCGGACGCCGAGCCAAACATATCCGATCTACGTTGGCGACGGGCTCCTCGAGCGCGCGGCCGGGCTGTTGCGCGCCAGCGGGGTGGACGCGCCGCTCCACGTCGTCGTGGACGCTCGCGTCGACGCCCTACACGGTGCCCGACTGCGCGCGGGTCTCGAAGGTATCCGTTTCACGTGGCACTCGATCGCGGGGGGCGAAGAGCGAAAGACGCTCGAATCCGTATCCTGCCTGTACGACGCGCTGCTGGCAGAGCGACCGGAGCGAGGGCACGTCATCGTCGCCTTCGGTGGCGGGGTGATCGGCGACCTGGTCGGCTTCGTCGCCGCGACGATCCTTCGGGGCGTTCGATTCGTGCAGATTCCCACGACCGTGCTGGCGCAGGTCGACTCGAGCGTTGGCGGAAAGGTCGGCTTCGACCATCCCCGGGGGAAGAATCTCATCGGGGCATTCCATCAGCCGAGCCTCGTGCTGGCCGACCGCGAGGTCCTCACCACCCTTCCGCCGCGCGAAGTCGCGGCCGGCTGGGCAGAGGTGGTGAAGATCGCCGTGGTGCAGGACGCTGCATTCTTCGATGAGATCGAGCGCACCAGCGAGAAGTTGCGCGCGCTCGAGCCACACGCAACGGTGACCGCGATTCGTAAGGCGGTCCAGCTCAAGGCGCGGCTCGTTGAGGAAGACGAGCGTGACGTGACCGGCGCCCGGGCGATCCTCAACTACGGCCATACCATCGGCCACGCCCTCGAGGCCGCGACCGGCTACGAGACGCTCCTTCACGGCGAGGCGGTGGCCATCGGGATGGCCGCCGCCGCCCACATCGCAACGACGATGGGGCTCCATCCACCGGATGCGACAGAGCGCCAGCGACAGCTCCTGCTGGGGCTCGGGCTTCCGCAGTCGTGCGAGTTCGCCGAGCGCGCCGACGTCCACGCGGCGCTTGGCCTCGACAAGAAGCGCGTCGGATCGCGACTGGCATGGATCCTCCCGGCGGGACTCGGCCGAGGGCGCGTCACGAGCGACGTCCCGGACGAACTCGTCGAGCGGGCCATCGATCTCGTAACGCGCCCCGCTCGGTTGGCGCAATCGTGA
- the aroE gene encoding shikimate dehydrogenase, whose amino-acid sequence MTLIACVVGHPIAHSLSPAIHNAAFAARGIDASYRAVDVAPGDLRRWVSEARAGALLGFNVTVPHKEAIVPLLDEVTGDARIVGAVNTVVPRPQAGMASESHRLALSGANTDTIGFRQSLAEEAHVSLAGQAVLVLGAGGAARAVALVALQDRATRLVVANRHLERAERLLADLSDAVVSTDVRSVALGGDAIELELSRASVIVNATSVGLRSDDVPIDEALIPRGALVVDLVYNPPETALLRAASRRGARTLRGLGMLIHQAAGAFELWTGQRAPIEAMRSAAERAVLQASTRAG is encoded by the coding sequence GTGACGCTGATCGCATGCGTCGTGGGCCACCCGATCGCCCACTCGCTGTCGCCCGCGATCCACAACGCGGCGTTCGCGGCCCGCGGCATCGACGCGTCCTACCGGGCGGTCGACGTGGCCCCTGGCGACCTCCGTCGATGGGTCTCGGAGGCGCGCGCGGGCGCGCTGCTCGGCTTCAACGTCACGGTCCCGCACAAAGAAGCCATCGTGCCGTTGCTGGACGAGGTGACCGGTGACGCGCGAATCGTCGGAGCGGTGAACACCGTCGTCCCTCGTCCGCAGGCCGGCATGGCATCCGAATCGCACCGCCTGGCGCTCTCCGGGGCGAACACGGATACCATCGGCTTCCGACAATCGCTCGCCGAAGAGGCGCACGTCTCCCTCGCCGGGCAAGCCGTCCTCGTGCTGGGCGCTGGCGGGGCCGCACGAGCTGTCGCGCTCGTCGCGCTCCAAGACCGAGCGACGAGGCTGGTCGTCGCGAATCGCCACCTGGAGCGCGCGGAGCGCCTTCTGGCCGATCTGTCAGACGCGGTGGTCAGTACGGACGTCCGCTCCGTCGCCCTCGGCGGCGACGCGATCGAGTTGGAGCTGAGTCGGGCGTCGGTGATCGTCAACGCCACGTCCGTAGGCCTCCGATCGGACGACGTGCCGATCGATGAAGCGCTCATACCCCGGGGTGCTCTGGTCGTCGACCTCGTCTACAATCCTCCGGAGACGGCGCTCCTGCGGGCGGCGTCACGCCGGGGCGCGCGGACTCTGCGCGGCCTGGGGATGTTGATCCATCAGGCCGCTGGCGCGTTCGAGCTGTGGACCGGCCAGCGAGCCCCGATCGAGGCCATGCGGAGCGCCGCGGAGCGAGCGGTCCTCCAGGCGTCGACGCGAGCGGGGTAA